The Apium graveolens cultivar Ventura chromosome 3, ASM990537v1, whole genome shotgun sequence sequence CCAGTGTTCCAGTGTACCAGCCAGTTTCCCATATTAATGACGTGAACTCCATGGTTCATGTCAACAAATTCGATTATGGTGGGCTTAATGAAAGCTCATCAAGAAGTTGATACTCGAGCAGCCACCAAAACAGAACGGGAGCCAGTTGAAGCACAGAAGAATGCAGGATTCGAGCCAGATAGAAAATCTGAAAGAGATTCAGAAGCTAGCAATGCAGGCTTCTCTGTTTTCCATTGCGGCGGTCCAGTTGCTCTTGCTAATGGTTATAAGTCAGGTCCTTTGCCACCAAAGGAAGCAGTTGGCCACCTTTCTTTTAGCAAGTCATCTGATCATGTCGCTGGTGATCAAAATTCAAACAAGGACGATGCTGTTGAAGAATACAATCTATTTGCTGCTAGTAATGGAATAAGGTTCTCCTTTTTCTAAATTAGTGCGACAGAAGTGAGGAGGCTACCAGCAAAGACGGTTCTTACTATCTTCATATTCAAGTAACCGAGGTTTGATCAGTTGGTTATGGTAGCACTAGGGGTGAACGCGAGTCGGGTTGGGCGGTTTAAAGGTAATAAATCGAACCAACCCAATTAGTTCGGTTTTTAAAAAATGAACCCGTTACTCGTTATACATTGGGTCGGGTTGGTTCGGGTTAAAACtcgaataaaattatttaaatatttttaggaGTCCAAATTACAAAACTTTTTAATCAAAAGTTAAAGTGTACCCTATAATTTAACAGAAGATAAATATTATTGGATATTATATGTACAGTGTACTCTTCAAGTTTAAACTCAATAACTTATGGTGTGTTACCcgtaaaataattattttattttgaatatattaTTTACTACAATTAAtacataaattaaaattttaaataataatattataattaaaaaatcgGGTTGAGTTGGGTTAGTAAGAGTTTAAATTTTTTGAACCTTGACCCAACCCATTATATTCGGGTCGAcaaaaaattaaatcaattaaaattcggGTTTTGGATAGTTCGGCTCCGTCGGCCGAAATAAGGGGAGGGAGGGGTGGGTTGGTTTTGCGGTTTGGTCTGTTTTTTGTTCACCCCACCCCTAGTTACCACAATAATCTTCCCCCAAAGATCAAAGTTGGCATCTGTTTGTGCTTTAGTTTCGTCTGATTTTATCTCATTATTTTTCCTTTCAAATATAGAGAGAATCTAAAAAAGACATTGTTTTTAATGTTTCCGCCTTTCCAGTGCTCATTTTTGCTGTATTTTGTGTTTTgctatattttaaaagaataattATAAATGTACTTATTTTCCTCAGCATAGTACACAGTAATGTCCTGTCAGTAGCATAATTGTAAATATGTCATGGAGAGATTAAATCTTAAACTTTCTCAATTTATCATTATATTACTTAATTGAGGTCATTACTTTATCTGGTATTAATTTATTAAGGTTCAACTATATTTTATTTAGAATTTTGTCCTGTAATTCAAGTGTTATTATACTGCCCGGTTTGTGCTATTTGATGTCATTTTTGTACCATCACAAGTCTCTCTAAGAAGGGGGGAGGGGGAATCAAGAGATTCTGTGCATCAAAAAACAAAGTATTCACAATAGCAAACATTTACCTCTCAAGATAGAGGCAAGAGCTCTAGTTTCATTGTTGGTGTTGCGCAAAACACCAACAATGAAGCAAACACCGATGCACAGGATGAACAGGAAAAACTAGGACCATGTAACAAAACTGTTGCAAATTGGTGAAATTTGTATAACTTGTAATACAAACATATAATAGCTTTCTGTGACTTTCAAATTTGTGACAGATCAAAAGGATAGCCTTGAAATGCATTGGGTTTTGGTTACTCTTGAATTGTAATAGCTTAGCATAAGTTCTAACCAAATGCTAACATATATAGACTACAGTTAGATAAAGAGTCATTTTTCATGAGAATTCCTAAAAATCTTGTTTTTGCACAATCAATGTCGTGCGCTGCAATATATTGTTGCCAAAATTATATTATGATCATGCTCAACGGATATACAAGCTAAAGTATAGAACCTGAAGCCAAATATTTCCACTTATAATGTCTTCATTTCCTCCCTCTGTAGGATTTGAACCTATGACATCAGGTTTTTTGTTTCGCTTTTATCATCTCCTTTCAATTTAGCTAAATTTCATCTTTTTTTGTtgattcaaaataaaaataaaaagggAAACAGGCCCTTCGTGTAGTTTAAGGGGATGGAATTATGAGAACCAGTTGATTACAAGTTCAACTCATTCATCCCAATAAGGTTGAGAGCTTAGAGGGATACCCCCATATATACTCGAGGAAACCAATTAATTAATGAAGACAAAGGATTTAACTAGAATATGCAAAATTTCTATTTAGTgttaaactttaaagtttaacCTCATCTATTATAAAAGTCACCAGTTCCAGCTAGTTACCAAATTATCAACATTTTGCTTTGAATTTTATAACTGCCAAGTAAAAACCAGGTTCATCAACAAACTCGATCACCTCAAATAAATTACTAGCTGCGGCATTTTCCAAGGACATCTTATCAGGCAAGTCGGCGACTATGACCTCAGGATAATGTTGCCGCTGTCGTTCAAGCTCTTCCCTCCCGCCAGGATGACTGATTACAAGTCTTGCACCTGTAGATGCTAAAGAGTTTCAATAACAGATAAAACAGTAATTGTAAAGCAAATGAGTTAATTGGACTTGGATGGATTTCAGTGAAATGCCCATACATTGAAGAGTACAACGTGATCTATATAAAAGAATCAAGGGTACAAAAACAACATTTAGCCTAGCCGTAATCATGCATAATAAACTATTTGCTGCTCAGGAAGAGGCTACAACATATGATGCCAATAAGTTACTATAATATAAGTACTCCAAATTTCCAATACAGCATCCCGCTATACTTATCTTACTTTTGTGAAACATGTTTGTTTACTCAGTTGTGGTACAAAAGGTTCTCTTAACCAAGaaaaattatttaacaaatgGAACTTGCGAACTTCAATTTTTGATCTCTAAGAAGGGAAAAACGGTCTGCTCCATCCCTCCACTTTTATGCACTTACAGTTTTACTTACACAAGGCATAAACTTAAAACAACCAAATTAATCCCATCATCAGCTGAAGACAATGTACAAACTGCAAGTTTTATACAAACATCAACTTAACAGAGAAGACAATGTACATCAAGGTGAAGCTTACCTGGCAAACAGCGACTAGCAAGTGATTGTAACACCTGATCAAGTTCATGTGCCAAAGAGGGCAAGAAATAGAGGAACACGACATCAAAAGATTCCCACTTTTCTGGTAAATAGATTAGTTCTCCTTGCCAACAATTAACCTTGTCATACTTCTCCTTGATGCAGGCTAATGTTAAAAGTGAGTCATGGACAACAAGCAATTGTTGACAGGGTGATGAATCAACCAACTTATCCACAAATTCTTCCGAACCAATAGAAACCAAAACCATTGAACTCTGCTCAATTTCTCCCGCAGATATGATCCTCTCCATCTTCTTATTAACTTCAGTGGCACTTGTACGGTCTGTCTCAAGAAATGAATAATCTTTCTCTAAAAAATCTTCGAAATTCATGACAGGGATGGCACCTTCATTTGCAGGAGTTACCACACGAATGGACGAGTGACCATTTTTTAAAGAACGATGTGAGATGGAAGAACGACTTATGGGCAAGCGATAATAAGAACAAGTATACTGAAGCTGTGAATGATGACTAGACGCTGATAGTTTACAGTGGAGAAAAGGAGTTGATAAAACAAGAGAACTCATCATGAAATAAACGCAAAAAGAAGGGGCAAATTTAGGTGTAAGGTTAGAATTCTCAAACAATTTTCCTCGATTAGTTGAGGAAGTCGCCCAATACTTACTGCCAAAATAATAATGTTTTGGCAACCCCTTAAAGGCCCGTCCTTATCTGTTGGTCAGTAGTACTACACTGAGATTCTAAATTCACTCAGCTAATCAATCAATTTTCCTGCAACAAACATTGTTCTTGTGAAGCTTAGCAGCGGGAGCGTAAACAAAGTTGAATACGAGAAATGCAATACCAAGAAGGACAACGTTGAAAAAGTCGAAACAAAAGTACGGAATTCCTGTCTGGAAATAAGGGGGTAGCTAAATTGTTTCACtggttttattatattttttgtGTAGTTAAATAAATAATGTTTCAGAATCAAGAACTACAAAAAGGGGTATAAAAATCCTGGATAATAAACATGGGTTAGCTTGAATTACTTAACAAATTCAACAAGGCAAATGATTAAACATTTACATAAGCAGCATACAAGTACTAGATTCATACAACTCAGCATTATTCAAACTCTAAAACTTGCAAACATATAATATATAGATACAAATATATAAAACAACTTACCTTGAGTACAGGGTGAAAGCTTCAGGGGGATGATCTTCTTCCCTTTTTCCCTGTGAGTCTGTCTGCGTATGACCCTATCCCCCATTTCACTGGACTTCAAATTGTCATGAATTTATATTGGGCCGAACCTACCAGCCCAAATCATAAACTGAGGACCAAGCTACATCAATTTTTTCAACTAAAAGCCCCAACAACATTAGCAAAAAGGTACTGGtactttaaaaaaaatgaaaagtttattttttttaatcatAGAAAAGtttgttaaaaaaaaaaaacTCAATAAATGAATGCAGTCGGGATCGAGAAATTTCATTCATTTAATGAGTAAGATTAAAAATATATTGTGTTTATTATATTAGGATCgagaaaaattatttatttaacaaGTTTAATTTATTGAAGTTGCTAGCACAAGAAATGGGAGGAGGACTGTTTTGAAAAATTTGGTCTTAAAGAaacacacacactcacacacacacaaaacTGAGTTGAGATCTCGGAGAAGCTTACAAGATTCAGAGGATATAATATTATATTCCTTAAATAAGAGTAATAATATCAATCTATATCTTTGTAAGTCTTAGAATTTAAGAATATCCGCCGTGTAAACTCCCAACTGCACTTGTTCTTAGATTCATTCATCACTAATTTTTACTACAATCTCAAAGGTCTGTATGTTTGAGGtctgtatgtatatatgtatatgtgtatgtatgtTTCTTGTTTAGATCCAGCTCgtttttttaatcattttttgTCTTATGTTATTTTATGACCTGAATCAAGTTATTGTGTCATGCCGatgttttaattaattatattcaGACTGCTGAATGTTGCGATTAGGGTTGGCAGCTGTGAAGGATTGATGCGAGAAGATATAAGATATCTGATGTGAAATTAAGATGGCGATTAATTCAGTAATGCAGTGTCTCAAAGCTAAGTTCAGTGTAGTGCTTCTACTAATTATTACTTTAGGGATCACTGCTGCTTCTATATATGGTTTGCTTAAACCGGTTTCGAATGGTTGTACTATGACCTACATGTATCCTACTTATATCCCCATTTCGACACCCACTAATGTGTCATTTGCAAAGTATGGCTTGTACTTGTATCACGAAGGATGGCAGAAGATTGATTTTGCTGACCATATCAAGCAGCTCAGCGGTACCCCCGTTTTGTTTATTCCAGGGAATGGGGGTAGCTACAAACAGGTACATCTCGAATTGTCCAAACTTAATTGCGTATGTATCTCCTTTGCTAATTGTAGAATCTCAACCCCTTTGCTCCCGGTGTCGTTCAATCTTTTAGATAGTCAATCAATGGTGGTGCTTCTAGACCAAATATGCTTGCTTCTGTTTATGTTAAATCTATTTTATTAGCAAAGTCATAATTTCTTAGTAGCTTGGTGTTGCCTAATcaaattaataactaaattgtaAAATACTAACCGAAAATCAATTTTAACTTTGTATGGAGAAAATCCTATATAGACACTTTAAAATTGGACTCACAAAGGCAGGCATGTAGCTATAATAGAATAGATAAGAAGTTTTTCCCGATAGGCCTGGTAGTGATTTTCTATACTTGACATACCTTCTATTTACCATCCACATTTACTGTTTTCAGCTGGCTGTATTTGGACTTTAGAGACCAAAAAGGCGAAAACTCGTGACAAATTATTATTGATGCTTTTTTGTGGAAAAATAAGATTTTTTTATAGGTGCTCCACATCTGACACTCAGTGTGAACCAAGTACTTCAATCGGTTAAGATATTTAAACTTCAAATATTTTCTGTGATAAAAATGTAAACCTTCGATGTCAGGTAGTAATTGTCAAATTATCATGTTTTGCGTTTCTTTATCTTTATTTTTACATGATAATTTCATCCATATACAGGTAAGGTCTTTGGCAGCAGAGTCTGAAAGGGCTTATCAAGGAGGCCCACTTGAAAATGAGCTTTACCAACAAGCTACCCTAACACTTGAAGAGGATGGAGGGTATATCAATGTAAATAATATTTCAGTACCTACCCAATATAGCTCCTACATGGACTGGTTTGCTGTAGATCTCGAAGGTGAACACTCTGCAATGGATGGTCAAATACTTGAAGAACACACAGAATACGTAGTATATGCTATTCACAGGGTATCACATTTTCCACTTTGCAATAATTTCTTACATTAGGTTGTTGAACACGGGCTTATTGCTGACTTCCGCAATTAATATGTAGTCTTTATATATAAGAAATACTTTGTTACACGTTTTCCATTAATCTGTACTACTCTGAGTTGATTTTCACAAGTACTTTTTTTCTAGGTTAAGAGTAGATATCGTATTGAAGACAACTAAAGTTGGTTTTAAAAGTTTGTAGTTCCCAATCAAGATAGTTGAAGTTGACTCTTGAAATTAATAAGCCACTTACTCGATTTGCTATAGTGCAATGCACGTATCAACTCATATTACTCCTTTATCTGGTTTGTGACATGTGTACTCTTGTTTGGTTTCTGATTACTGTATTCCTTTCCACTTCCTTTTATTTGTCTCATCTTATAGATCTTGGATCAATATAAAGAATCTCGTGATGCTCGGAAAAGTGAAGGTGCAGCCATTTATGGTAGTTTACCCCAAAGTGTCATACTAGTTGGTCACTCTATGGGCGGTTTTGTTGCAAGAGCTGCAATAGTTCACCCGCATTTAAGGAAGTCTGCTGTGGGAACTCTACTGACACTGTCAACCCCTCACCAGTGAGCTTCTTGGTTTCTCTCAAGGCTGCATTTTATTTATTAACTGGTTATTACATAATTATGTGTTTCTCCTACCCTGTTCAGGTCACCTCCTGTGACATTGCAGCCATCCTTAGGTCGCTATTATACACACGTAAATCAGGAATGGAAGAAGGGATACGAGGTCTATACCTCTCGAAGTGGACAGTACATATCTGGTCCAAAACTTGAACACATAATTGTTGTTTCCGTTTCAGGTGGTATCAATGATTTTCAGGTATTGTTTGAATCTTATTTTGATACTTTTAATGGAAACTATTACATGTTTAATGGAAACTATTACATGTTTAAAACTTAAACCTAGACACGTGTATCCATGTTGTTTTTAATAGACGGGGTTGCAAAATTCCTTTTCCTATTTCTAGCCTAAGGAGTTGTAATACTCTTCACTTAGGCTTTGATGCCctttacatgttcccttatataCTTCAATTCTGCAACAGATTCT is a genomic window containing:
- the LOC141713713 gene encoding uncharacterized protein LOC141713713; the protein is MMSSLVLSTPFLHCKLSASSHHSQLQYTCSYYRLPISRSSISHRSLKNGHSSIRVVTPANEGAIPVMNFEDFLEKDYSFLETDRTSATEVNKKMERIISAGEIEQSSMVLVSIGSEEFVDKLVDSSPCQQLLVVHDSLLTLACIKEKYDKVNCWQGELIYLPEKWESFDVVFLYFLPSLAHELDQVLQSLASRCLPGARLVISHPGGREELERQRQHYPEVIVADLPDKMSLENAAASNLFEVIEFVDEPGFYLAVIKFKAKC